A region of Lichenibacterium dinghuense DNA encodes the following proteins:
- a CDS encoding LLM class flavin-dependent oxidoreductase, with translation MINPLELGLDTFGDVTAGPDGAPLTHGQVIRDLVDEAAVADETGVDFFGVGEHHRADFAVSSPETVLAGIAGRTRRIRLGSAVTVLSSDDPVRVFQRFSTLDALSSGRAEVVLGRGSFTESFPLFGHDLGDYEALFEEKLDLFAALLKGGPVTWRGSVRAPLAGQEVFPAVEGSLRAWVGVGGSPKSVVRAARHGLPLMLAIIGGDPMRFAPHVDLYRRACAQFGIPVPPVGVHSHGHVADTDAEARDGLWPDYRRMRDRIGAERGWPPMRRAEFDAEADGGSLYVGSPDTVARRIAATVRGLGLSRFDMKYSAGPLSHARMMRSVELYGTKVIPRVRELLEGPAA, from the coding sequence ATGATCAATCCCCTCGAACTCGGCCTCGACACGTTCGGCGACGTCACCGCCGGCCCGGACGGTGCCCCCCTGACCCACGGCCAGGTGATCCGCGACCTCGTCGACGAGGCCGCCGTGGCGGACGAGACGGGCGTCGATTTCTTCGGCGTCGGCGAACACCACCGCGCCGACTTCGCGGTGTCGTCGCCCGAAACCGTGCTGGCCGGCATCGCGGGGCGCACGCGCCGCATCCGCCTCGGCTCCGCCGTCACCGTGCTGAGCTCGGACGACCCGGTGCGCGTGTTCCAGCGCTTCTCCACGCTCGACGCGCTGTCGTCGGGCCGCGCCGAGGTGGTGCTGGGGCGCGGCTCGTTCACGGAGTCGTTCCCGCTCTTCGGCCACGACCTCGGCGACTACGAGGCGCTGTTCGAGGAGAAGCTCGACCTCTTCGCCGCGCTGCTGAAGGGCGGCCCGGTGACGTGGCGCGGCTCCGTGCGGGCGCCGCTCGCCGGCCAGGAGGTGTTCCCCGCCGTCGAGGGGAGCCTCCGCGCCTGGGTCGGCGTCGGCGGCAGCCCGAAGTCGGTGGTGCGGGCCGCGCGCCACGGCTTGCCGCTGATGCTGGCGATCATCGGCGGCGACCCGATGCGCTTCGCGCCCCACGTCGACCTCTACCGCCGCGCCTGCGCGCAGTTCGGCATCCCGGTGCCGCCGGTCGGCGTCCACTCCCACGGCCACGTGGCCGACACCGACGCCGAGGCCCGCGACGGGCTGTGGCCCGACTACCGGCGCATGCGCGACCGCATCGGCGCCGAGCGCGGCTGGCCGCCGATGCGCCGCGCGGAGTTCGACGCCGAGGCCGACGGCGGCTCGCTCTACGTCGGCTCGCCCGACACGGTGGCGCGCCGCATCGCCGCCACGGTGCGCGGCCTCGGCCTGTCGCGCTTCGACATGAAATACAGCGCCGGCCCGCTGTCCCACGCCAGGATGATGCGCTCGGTCGAGCTCTACGGCACGAAGGTGATCCCGCGCGTGCGCGAACTGCTGGAAGGACCCGCCGCTTGA
- the rpsP gene encoding 30S ribosomal protein S16: MALKIRLARWGAKKRPFYRIVVADARAPRDGRFVEKIGTFDPLKPSEDANRLVIDAEKAKTWMTKGAQPTERVMKLLASVGAVEKPVYNNPEKAKPKKKAQERAAAEAAKAPAEAA; the protein is encoded by the coding sequence ATGGCTCTGAAGATCCGCCTCGCCCGCTGGGGCGCCAAGAAGCGTCCGTTCTACCGCATCGTCGTCGCCGACGCCCGCGCGCCGCGCGACGGCCGCTTCGTCGAGAAGATCGGCACCTTCGACCCCCTGAAGCCCTCCGAGGACGCGAACCGCCTCGTCATCGACGCCGAGAAGGCCAAGACCTGGATGACCAAGGGCGCGCAGCCGACCGAGCGCGTGATGAAGCTCCTCGCCTCCGTGGGCGCGGTCGAGAAGCCCGTCTACAACAACCCCGAGAAGGCCAAGCCGAAGAAGAAGGCCCAGGAGCGCGCCGCCGCCGAGGCCGCCAAGGCCCCCGCCGAAGCGGCGTGA
- a CDS encoding PfkB family carbohydrate kinase, with the protein MTERALVVVAGSLHYDVMVDAPDRPRKGETVTGRSWAPKCGGKGGNQAVAAAKAGAGTAMVGAVGDDDFGRALLADLDRAGVDRAAVATRAGAGSGMSVAIFDDGGDYGAVIVSGANLSASPDQLDEERLASAGVLVLQNEIPEAVNAALAARARRHGVRTMLNAAPARPFTTDLAANVDVLVVNAVEAEMLGGGAVDGLERALAAARALTSLCATVVVTAGGDGVAAADRDGLALSIPALPIAVASTHGAGDAFVGTLAAALARGASLAAGLDAANREAARLVSTPEHLR; encoded by the coding sequence ATGACCGAACGCGCCCTCGTCGTCGTCGCCGGCAGCCTGCACTACGACGTCATGGTCGACGCGCCCGACCGGCCCCGCAAGGGCGAGACCGTGACGGGCCGGAGCTGGGCGCCGAAATGCGGCGGCAAGGGCGGCAACCAGGCCGTGGCGGCCGCGAAGGCCGGCGCCGGCACCGCGATGGTGGGGGCGGTCGGGGACGACGACTTCGGCCGCGCGCTCCTGGCAGACCTCGACCGGGCCGGCGTCGACCGCGCCGCCGTGGCGACCCGCGCGGGGGCCGGCTCCGGCATGAGCGTGGCGATCTTCGACGACGGGGGCGACTACGGGGCCGTGATCGTGTCGGGCGCCAACCTGTCGGCCTCGCCGGACCAGCTCGACGAGGAGCGGCTCGCCTCGGCGGGGGTGCTGGTGCTGCAGAACGAGATCCCGGAAGCCGTCAACGCGGCCCTCGCGGCGCGGGCGCGCCGGCACGGCGTGCGGACAATGCTCAACGCCGCCCCGGCCCGGCCCTTCACGACCGACCTCGCCGCGAACGTCGACGTCCTCGTGGTCAACGCCGTCGAGGCGGAGATGCTCGGCGGCGGCGCCGTCGACGGCCTGGAGCGCGCCCTCGCGGCGGCGCGGGCGCTGACTTCCCTCTGCGCGACCGTGGTGGTGACGGCGGGCGGCGACGGCGTCGCGGCGGCCGACCGCGACGGGCTGGCCCTGTCGATCCCCGCCCTGCCGATCGCGGTCGCCAGCACGCACGGGGCCGGCGACGCGTTCGTCGGCACGCTGGCGGCCGCGCTGGCGAGGGGCGCGTCCCTCGCGGCCGGGCTCGACGCGGCCAACCGCGAGGCCGCGCGGCTGGTCTCGACCCCGGAGCACCTGCGCTGA
- the ffh gene encoding signal recognition particle protein: protein MFEGLTEKLSGIFDGLTRRGALTEADVTAAMREVRRALLEADVALDVVRSFTDKVKARAVGANVVKSVTPGQMVVKIVSDVMIETLGSDAQPIDLDAPAPVAIMMVGLQGAGKTTTTAKIARRLVDRQNRRVLMASLDVKRPAAQEQLAVLGRQVGVDTLPIVAGQTPVEIARRAEQAARLQGYDVVMFDTAGRTHIDEPLMAEMAEIKASARPHEILLVADSLTGQDAVNLAKSFDERVGITGIVLTRIDGDGRGGAALSMRAVTGKPIKLLGTGEKMDALEDFHPSRIADRILGMGDIVSLVEKAAESIDAEQALKMAEKMRKGRFDLEDLSMQLAQVEKLGGIGGIMGMMPGVGKLKQQMADANIDERVIKRQRAIISSMTVKERRNPDILKASRKKRIAAGCGMKVEDVNKLLKQHRQMADMMKMMGGAKKGGLGKMAQMFGLGGAGGMGGMPEPSPAELEAMAKQMGIKGGPGGGIPQMPANFGASLGAKLPPNLPGLGGPRLPGLGGGFNPFGGKKK from the coding sequence ATGTTCGAAGGACTGACGGAAAAGCTGTCCGGCATCTTCGACGGGCTGACCCGCCGGGGGGCGCTGACCGAGGCCGACGTCACGGCCGCGATGCGCGAGGTGCGCCGCGCCCTGCTGGAGGCCGACGTCGCGCTCGACGTGGTGCGGAGCTTCACCGACAAGGTGAAGGCGCGCGCGGTGGGCGCCAACGTGGTCAAGTCCGTCACGCCCGGCCAGATGGTCGTGAAGATCGTGTCGGACGTGATGATCGAGACGCTGGGCTCGGACGCGCAGCCGATCGACCTCGACGCGCCCGCGCCGGTGGCGATCATGATGGTCGGCCTGCAGGGCGCCGGCAAGACCACCACCACGGCCAAGATCGCCCGCCGCCTCGTCGACCGGCAGAACCGCCGCGTGCTGATGGCCTCGCTCGACGTGAAGCGCCCGGCCGCGCAGGAGCAGCTCGCCGTCCTCGGCCGCCAAGTGGGCGTCGACACGCTGCCGATCGTCGCGGGCCAGACGCCCGTCGAGATCGCCCGGCGCGCCGAGCAGGCCGCGCGCCTCCAGGGCTACGACGTCGTGATGTTCGACACGGCCGGCCGCACCCACATCGACGAGCCTCTCATGGCCGAGATGGCGGAGATCAAGGCCTCCGCCAGGCCGCACGAGATCCTGCTCGTCGCCGACAGCCTGACCGGCCAGGACGCCGTCAACCTCGCCAAGAGCTTCGACGAGCGCGTCGGCATCACCGGCATCGTGCTGACCCGCATCGACGGCGACGGCCGCGGCGGCGCGGCCCTGTCGATGCGCGCCGTCACGGGCAAGCCGATCAAGCTGCTCGGCACCGGCGAGAAGATGGACGCGCTGGAAGACTTCCACCCGTCCCGCATCGCCGACCGCATCCTCGGCATGGGCGACATCGTCTCGCTGGTCGAGAAGGCCGCCGAGTCGATCGACGCCGAGCAGGCCCTCAAGATGGCCGAGAAGATGCGCAAGGGGCGCTTCGATCTCGAGGACCTGTCGATGCAGCTCGCCCAGGTGGAGAAGCTGGGCGGCATCGGCGGCATCATGGGGATGATGCCGGGCGTCGGTAAGCTCAAGCAGCAGATGGCCGACGCCAACATCGACGAGCGCGTCATCAAGCGCCAGCGCGCCATCATCTCCTCCATGACCGTGAAGGAGCGGCGCAACCCGGACATCCTCAAGGCGTCGCGCAAGAAGCGCATCGCGGCCGGCTGCGGCATGAAGGTCGAGGACGTCAACAAGCTGCTCAAGCAGCATCGGCAGATGGCCGACATGATGAAGATGATGGGCGGCGCCAAGAAGGGCGGCCTCGGCAAGATGGCCCAGATGTTCGGGCTGGGCGGTGCCGGCGGGATGGGCGGCATGCCCGAGCCGAGCCCGGCCGAGCTCGAAGCCATGGCGAAGCAGATGGGCATCAAGGGCGGCCCGGGCGGCGGCATCCCGCAGATGCCCGCGAACTTCGGCGCCTCGCTCGGCGCGAAGCTGCCGCCGAACCTGCCCGGCCTCGGCGGCCCGCGCCTGCCGGGGCTCGGCGGCGGCTTCAACCCCTTCGGGGGCAAGAAGAAGTGA
- a CDS encoding UDP-glucose dehydrogenase family protein → MRIAIIGSGYVGLVSGACFADFGHAVVAVDNDPAKVAMLRRGEMPIYEPGLADLVASNARAGRLSFTADLPAAVASAEVVMIAVGTPSRRGDGHADLSYVYGAAREIAAALAGPTVVVTKSTVPVGTGDEVERIIREARPDAELSVASNPEFLREGAAIEDFKRPDRIVLGVEDARARAVMQELYRPLYLNQAPIVWTSRRTAELTKYAANAFLATKITFINEIADLCERVGADVQEVARGIGLDNRIGPKFLHAGPGYGGSCFPKDTLALIKTGQDHGASQRIVETVVAVNDQRKRSMAKKVVAACGGSLRGKAVAVLGLTFKPNTDDMRDAPALALIAALQDGGARVRAYDPEGMEAARGMVEGIAFAPDPYACAEGADALVIVTEWDAFRALDLDRIKALMRAPVLVDLRNIYPPEEVARHGFSHTAIGRPA, encoded by the coding sequence ATGCGCATCGCCATCATCGGCTCGGGCTACGTCGGCCTGGTATCGGGCGCCTGCTTCGCCGACTTCGGCCACGCCGTGGTGGCGGTCGACAACGACCCCGCCAAGGTCGCCATGCTGCGGCGGGGCGAGATGCCGATCTACGAGCCGGGCCTCGCCGACCTCGTGGCCTCCAACGCCCGCGCGGGCCGCCTTTCCTTCACGGCGGACCTGCCCGCCGCCGTGGCCTCGGCCGAGGTGGTGATGATCGCGGTGGGCACCCCGTCGCGCCGCGGCGACGGCCACGCCGACCTGTCCTACGTCTACGGCGCGGCGCGCGAGATCGCCGCGGCGCTCGCCGGCCCCACCGTGGTGGTGACGAAGTCCACCGTGCCGGTCGGCACCGGCGACGAGGTGGAGCGCATCATCCGCGAGGCCCGTCCCGACGCGGAACTCTCCGTGGCGTCGAACCCCGAGTTCCTGCGCGAGGGCGCCGCCATCGAGGACTTCAAGCGGCCGGACCGCATCGTGCTCGGCGTCGAGGACGCCCGCGCGCGCGCCGTGATGCAGGAGCTGTACCGCCCGCTCTACCTCAACCAGGCGCCGATCGTGTGGACCTCGCGCCGCACGGCCGAACTGACGAAATACGCCGCCAACGCCTTCCTGGCGACCAAGATCACCTTCATCAACGAGATCGCGGACCTGTGCGAGCGCGTCGGCGCCGACGTGCAGGAGGTCGCCCGCGGCATCGGGCTCGACAACCGCATCGGCCCGAAGTTCCTGCACGCCGGGCCGGGCTACGGCGGCTCCTGCTTCCCGAAGGACACGCTGGCCCTGATCAAGACCGGGCAGGACCACGGCGCCTCGCAGCGCATCGTCGAGACCGTCGTGGCGGTCAACGACCAGCGCAAGCGCTCCATGGCCAAGAAGGTCGTCGCGGCCTGCGGCGGGTCCCTGCGCGGCAAGGCCGTCGCGGTGCTGGGCCTGACCTTCAAGCCCAACACGGACGACATGCGCGACGCGCCGGCGCTGGCGCTGATCGCGGCCCTGCAGGACGGGGGCGCCCGCGTGCGCGCCTACGATCCCGAGGGCATGGAGGCGGCGCGGGGCATGGTGGAGGGCATCGCCTTCGCGCCCGACCCCTACGCCTGCGCGGAGGGCGCCGACGCGCTGGTGATCGTGACCGAGTGGGACGCCTTCCGGGCGCTCGACCTCGACCGCATCAAGGCGCTGATGCGGGCGCCGGTGCTGGTCGACCTGCGCAACATCTACCCTCCGGAGGAGGTGGCGCGCCACGGCTTCAGCCACACCGCGATCGGCCGCCCGGCCTGA
- a CDS encoding sugar ABC transporter ATP-binding protein, with amino-acid sequence MPDPALRLHIENLTKTFPGVRALGDVELRVRPGEVHALLGENGAGKSTLLRIMSGVMKPDGGTVAVDGAVVALRGPVDARKAGIAMIHQELQQVPELTVAQNMFLGRSLTRGGLFVDRAEQERRAAAALARLDPAIPPGAPIGSLKVAQRQIVEIARALLKNARIIAMDEPTSSLTPSEFERLAAVIAQLARDGVSIIYVSHKMDEVFKVCGRATVMRDGTLVGAVDLAATTEAAIVSMMVGRTLAVAHHRSSATDETVLRVRGLSSGTRVVDAGFDLRRGEVLGIAGLIGAGRTELLRLIAGADRPTAGTVELNGRPISTRNPRAAIAAGIGLVPEERKRDGIVPQRSVVNNVALPSMKRFAPRGLVRRSALRRTASEILQGINLRPFLLDRPIRLFSGGNQQKAIIARWIAAGSQILLFDEPTRGIDIGAKAEIYALIERLAAEGKSVIVVSSELPEIIRLADRVLVMRQGRIAAELGRDALTEQAIVAHAVPRSDAA; translated from the coding sequence ATGCCCGACCCCGCTCTCCGCCTCCACATCGAGAACCTGACCAAGACGTTCCCGGGCGTGCGGGCGCTCGGCGACGTCGAGCTCCGCGTCCGCCCCGGCGAGGTCCACGCGCTGCTGGGCGAGAACGGGGCCGGCAAGTCGACCCTGCTGCGCATCATGTCGGGCGTGATGAAGCCCGACGGCGGCACGGTCGCGGTCGACGGCGCGGTGGTGGCGCTGCGGGGGCCGGTCGACGCCCGCAAGGCCGGCATCGCCATGATCCACCAGGAGCTCCAGCAGGTGCCGGAGCTGACGGTGGCGCAGAACATGTTCCTCGGCCGCTCGCTCACCCGCGGCGGGCTCTTCGTCGACCGGGCCGAACAGGAGCGGCGGGCCGCGGCCGCGCTGGCGCGGCTCGACCCCGCCATCCCGCCCGGCGCCCCCATCGGGTCGCTGAAGGTGGCGCAGCGGCAGATCGTCGAGATCGCCCGGGCGCTGCTGAAGAACGCCCGCATCATCGCCATGGACGAGCCGACGTCGAGCCTGACGCCGAGCGAGTTCGAGCGCCTCGCCGCCGTGATCGCGCAGCTCGCGCGGGACGGCGTGTCGATCATCTACGTGTCCCACAAGATGGACGAGGTGTTCAAAGTCTGCGGCCGCGCGACCGTGATGCGCGACGGCACGCTGGTCGGCGCCGTCGACCTCGCGGCCACGACGGAGGCCGCCATCGTGTCCATGATGGTGGGCCGCACGCTGGCGGTGGCGCACCATCGCTCCTCGGCGACGGACGAGACCGTGCTCAGGGTCCGCGGGCTCTCGTCCGGCACGCGCGTCGTCGACGCCGGCTTCGACCTCCGGCGCGGCGAGGTGCTGGGCATCGCCGGGCTGATCGGCGCCGGCCGGACCGAGCTGCTGCGCCTCATCGCCGGCGCCGACCGGCCGACCGCCGGCACGGTGGAGCTGAACGGCCGGCCGATCAGTACGCGCAACCCGCGCGCCGCCATCGCGGCCGGCATCGGCCTCGTGCCCGAGGAGCGCAAGCGCGACGGCATCGTGCCGCAGCGCTCGGTGGTCAACAACGTGGCGCTGCCCTCGATGAAGCGCTTCGCGCCGCGCGGCCTCGTGCGGCGAAGCGCCCTCCGCCGCACCGCGTCCGAGATCCTGCAGGGCATCAACCTGCGCCCGTTCCTGCTCGACCGCCCGATCCGCCTGTTCAGCGGCGGCAACCAGCAGAAGGCCATCATCGCCCGCTGGATCGCCGCGGGCTCGCAGATCCTGCTCTTCGACGAGCCGACGCGCGGCATCGACATCGGCGCCAAGGCCGAGATCTACGCCCTGATCGAGCGCCTCGCCGCCGAGGGCAAGTCGGTGATCGTGGTGTCCTCCGAGCTGCCCGAGATCATCCGCCTCGCCGACCGCGTCCTCGTGATGCGCCAGGGCCGCATCGCGGCCGAGCTCGGCCGCGACGCGCTGACCGAACAGGCCATCGTGGCCCACGCCGTCCCCCGCTCCGACGCCGCCTGA
- a CDS encoding ABC transporter permease: MPATDDAALPAPATLPKLRFNLRDFGTLIGLLLIAAVFAALAPGFLTERNLLNILQQSSINACVALGMTLVIISGGIDLSVGPTAALAAVLSAALMAKGVPVPLALLAGLGLGALCGAVNGALVSFGGLQPFIVTLGTLSTYRALALISTGGNPILGVPQAFRAVANGSLLGIPASVVVVIVVAVLAGIVLRKTPFGEYLLAVGGNEEAAHIAGVPIALAKIGAYVMSGVLAALAALILIGRLGAAEPILGNLWELDAIAASAIGGASLMGGKGSIVGTLLGAVILGAMRNGLTLLNVQAFYQLLATGIIILLAMLVDRATRGRA; encoded by the coding sequence ATGCCGGCCACCGACGACGCCGCGCTCCCCGCGCCCGCGACCCTGCCGAAGCTCCGCTTCAACCTCCGGGACTTCGGGACGCTGATCGGTCTCCTGCTGATCGCCGCCGTGTTCGCGGCCCTGGCGCCGGGCTTCCTCACCGAGCGCAACCTCCTCAACATCCTCCAGCAGTCGAGCATCAACGCCTGCGTGGCGCTCGGCATGACGCTGGTGATCATCTCGGGCGGCATCGACCTGTCGGTCGGGCCCACGGCGGCGCTGGCCGCGGTGCTGTCGGCGGCCCTGATGGCCAAGGGCGTGCCGGTGCCGCTGGCGCTGCTCGCCGGCCTCGGCCTCGGCGCGCTCTGCGGCGCCGTCAACGGGGCGCTCGTGTCCTTCGGCGGGCTCCAGCCCTTCATCGTGACGCTCGGCACGCTCAGCACCTACCGGGCGCTGGCGCTGATCTCGACGGGGGGCAACCCCATCCTGGGCGTGCCGCAGGCCTTCCGGGCCGTCGCCAACGGCAGCCTGCTCGGCATCCCGGCCTCCGTCGTGGTGGTGATCGTCGTGGCGGTGCTGGCCGGGATCGTCCTGCGCAAGACGCCCTTCGGCGAGTACCTGCTCGCGGTCGGCGGCAACGAGGAGGCGGCCCACATCGCGGGCGTGCCGATCGCGCTGGCCAAGATCGGCGCCTACGTGATGTCCGGCGTGCTGGCGGCCCTCGCGGCCCTGATCCTCATCGGCCGCCTCGGCGCCGCCGAGCCGATCCTCGGCAATCTGTGGGAGCTCGACGCCATCGCGGCCTCGGCCATCGGCGGCGCGTCGCTGATGGGCGGCAAGGGCAGCATCGTCGGGACCCTGCTCGGCGCCGTGATCCTCGGCGCGATGCGCAACGGCCTGACCCTGCTCAACGTCCAGGCTTTCTACCAGCTGCTCGCGACCGGCATCATCATCCTGCTCGCCATGCTGGTCGACCGCGCCACCCGCGGCCGGGCCTGA